From one Lycium ferocissimum isolate CSIRO_LF1 chromosome 7, AGI_CSIRO_Lferr_CH_V1, whole genome shotgun sequence genomic stretch:
- the LOC132065668 gene encoding uncharacterized protein LOC132065668 isoform X2 has product MSDQGEKTCPLCAEEMDLTDQQLKPCKCGYQICVWCWHHIMEMAEKDETEGRCPACRSPYNKEKIVGTAANCEKMVSSDKKMTSRKGKSKTAESRKQLSSVRVVQRNLVYIVGLPLSLADEDLLQRKEYFAQYGKVLKVSMSRTSAGAIQQFANSTCSVYITYSKEEEAVRCIQSVHGFLLDGQPLRACFGTTKYCHAWLRSVPCTNPDCLYLHEIGSQEDSFTKDEVISAYTRVQQITGAVNSMQRRSGSALPPPADDYCNNSSASAGKPSSKTAANNSPTNARGSPPNSSSGRSASLPAGALWGTRALNNQLPPVSAPSSNGLLPASAPSSNGLPPASAPSSSGPLKQKAETCALTCSTAVANNSQVLSLAAEAGKKVIHSKESGTSQEKAIHSKESGTSQEKGKINMLEPVKQPVGADDATYSTEKPAITVHPASSFMNSQLHITPSLKDKDIHRITPSSATNTFDLPLMSNGPTLPKDPYGGRDIEEDASSVFSLASIDRQQKSHASYEKAREPSPSQTNGKSVIVDDVCISRQTSDLRLERQTQGIQDTTPEMEDDLLSFNAQRHRDPEVILEKSYSSSPSISLHSSGQLKGYTPQFANGVEPIRANMQTFDHRADSVLLPSSIGELPNGYPENVFSSAGNLGSTVDTYYSSNESRRMHMDRFEGGTATADHSTTADRGENNIISNILSMDFDPWNESVASQNLVKLLGETDNQQGSLRVSNSRKLQSNNQSRFSFAREGEPMNPPADSRPSLSYIERSYSHRPLDQDFPNSRSYQLDGFGSHNGFSLFNNQESNGFAHNYSQLSSNKLSGSRSQMAAPPGFSAPNRAPPPGFTYEKMEQNFGPLSGTHMLETSLLRNEYQAPSIGNVNNGDIEFMDPAILAVGKGRVQNGFNVSCLDMSPSFPPQPSAFENEARLQLLMQRSLSLHQNQRFPDNGDNFSPFNDAYGVSSRVVEQTLANNLSPFSQLNLPQNRNSVMSNGQWDGWNGVVPSGNDLGMAELLRNERLGYNKFYNGYEESKFRMPNSGELYNRTFGI; this is encoded by the exons ATGAGTGACCAAGGAGAAAAGACCTGTCCTCTCTGTGCTGAAGAGATGGATTTGACAGATCAGCAGTTGAAGCCTTGCAAGTGTGGCTATCAG ATATGCGTATGGTGTTGGCATCACATAATGGAAATGGCTGAGAAGGATGAGACAGAAGGGCGGTGTCCTGCATGCCGCAGTCCATATAATAAGGAAAAGATTGTTGGCACAGCAGCAAATTGTGAAAA GATGGTGAGCTCGGACAAAAAAATGACATCTCGAAAGGGTAAAAGTAAAACAGCTGAATCTAGAAAGCAACTTAGCAGTGTGCGTGTCGTTCAAAGGAATCTTGTCTACATTGTGGGGTTGCCTCTCAGCTTAGCTGACGAAGAT CTTCTGCAGcggaaagaatattttgctCAGTATGGGAAGGTTCTGAAGGTGTCTATGTCTCGAACATCTGCTGGTGCCATTCAACAGTTTGCAAATAGTACATGCAGTGT ATATATTACCTATTCAAAGGAAGAGGAAGCAGTCCGTTGTATTCAGTCTGTACATGGATTTCTTTTGGACGGTCAACCTCTAAG AGCGTGCTTTGGAACCACAAAATACTGTCATGCTTGGTTGAGGAGTGTG CCCTGCACCAATCCTGATTGTTTATACTTGCACGAGATTGGGTCGCAAGAGGATAGCTTTACTAAAGATGAAGTAATATCGGCTTACACAAG AGTTCAACAAATTACTGGTGCCGTTAATAGTATGCAACGGAGATCAGGGAGTGCTTTACCACCACCAGCAGACGATTACTGCAATAACAGCTCTGCTTCTGCAGGGAAACCTAGTAGTAAAACTGCTGCAAAT AATTCACCAACCAATGCCAGAGGCTCTCCACCAAATAGCAGCTCTGGTAGATCAGCTTCTCTTCCTGCTGGTGCTTTATG GGGAACACGTGCATTAAATAACCAACTGCCACCAGTCAGTGCACCAAGTTCTAATGGACTGCTGCCAGCCAGTGCACCAAGTTCCAATGGACTGCCGCCTGCCAGTGCACCAAGTTCTAGTGGACCTCTTAAACAGAAGGCTGAAACATGCGCACTAACTTGCTCCACAGCTGTTGCTAATAATAGTCAGGTTTTGTCATTGGCTGCTGAAGCAGGAAAGAAAGTTATTCATAGTAAAGAAAGTGGCACTAGTCAAGAGAAAGCTATTCATAGTAAAGAAAGTGGCACTAGTCAAGAGAAAGGTAAAATAAACATGTTAGAGCCTGTTAAGCAGCCTGTGGGAGCAGATGATGCAACCTATAGTACTGAGAAACCCGCTATCACCGTACACCCTGCTTCCTCATTTATGAACAGTCAGTTGCATATCACCCCGTCTTTGAAGGACAAAGATATACATAGGATCACACCATCCAGTGCTACAAATACCTTTGATCTTCCTTTGATGTCTAATGGACCTACTTTACCAAAAGATCCCTATGGTGGCAGAGACATTGAGGAGGATGCATCCTCAGTTTTTTCATTAGCTAGCATTGATAGACAGCAAAAGTCGCATGCCAGCTATGAGAAAGCAAGGGAGCCGTCGCCTTCTCAGACGAATGGGAAATCTGTGATTGTGGATGATGTTTGTATCTCAAGACAAACATCTGATTTGAGACTGGAAAGACAGACTCAAGGAATACAAGACACAACTCCTGAAATGGAGGATGATTTGCTATCTTTCAATGCACAGAGACATAGGGATCCTGAAGTAATTTTAGAGAAAAGCTACTCATCAAGTCCTTCCATCTCTTTACACTCTTCAGGGCAGCTCAAAGGTTATACTCCGCAGTTTGCCAATGGTGTTGAGCCTATTAGAGCCAACATGCAAACTTTTGACCACAGAGCTGATTCAGTATTACTGCCTTCTAGTATTGGAGAACTTCCTAATGGATACCCTGAAAATGTATTCAGTTCTGCGGGTAATTTGGGAAGCACTGTTGACACTTATTATTCGTCTAATGAAAGTAGGAGGATGCACATGGATAGGTTTGAAGGGGGAACTGCTACTGCGGACCATAGTACTACTGCAGATAGGGGAGAGAACAATATAATATCTAATATTTTGTCTATGGATTTTGACCCATGGAATGAGTCAGTAGCCTCTCAGAACTTGGTTAAGTTGTTGGGAGAAACTGATAACCAACAAGGGTCTCTTAGAGTATCAAACTCAAGAAAATTACAGAGCAACAATCAATCAAGGTTCTCTTTTGCAAGGGAGGGGGAACCCATGAATCCACCAGCTGATTCTCGGCCATCTTTAAGTTACATTGAGAGAAGTTATAGTCATCGCCCTCTCGATCAAGATTTTCCAAATAGCAGAAGCTATCAGCTTGATGGTTTTGGTAGTCACAATGGTTTCTCTCTATTTAATAATCAGGAATCCAATGGTTTTGCCCACAATTATTCTCAACTCTCTTCTAACAAGCTATCAG GGTCGAGATCACAGATGGCTGCGCCTCCAGGGTTTTCAGCACCAAACAGGGCCCCACCCCCAGgctttacttatgaaaaaatgGAACAGAATTTTGGTCCTCTCTCCG GTACTCACATGCTTGAAACCTCCTTATTACGCAATGAATATCAGGCTCCATCAATTGGGAATGTCAACAACGGAGACATTGAGTTTATGGATCCTGCAATTTTGGCAGTTGGTAAAGGCAGGGTTCAAAATGGCTTTAATGTCTCATGTCTAGACATGTCTCCAAGTTTTCCTCCACAGCCAAGTGCTTTTGAAAATGAGGCTAGACTTCAATTACTCATGCAAAGATCTCTCTCTCTGCATCAGAACCAGAGATTTCCTGATAATGGGGATAACTTTTCTCCATTCAATGATGCTTATGGAGTTTCTTCGAGGGTTGTGGAGCAAACTCTGGCCAACAATCTTTCCCCATTTTCACAACTCAATCTTCCCCAGAACAGGAACTCTGTGATGTCCAATGGCCAGTGGGATGGTTGGAATGGTGTTGTCCCAAGCGGAAATGACTTGGGCATGGCTGAACTTCTCCGAAATGAAAGGCTCGGCTATAACAAGTTCTATAATGGATATGAGGAATCAAAGTTCCGCATGCCCAATTCAGGCGAACTGTATAACAGAACATTCGGGATATAA
- the LOC132065668 gene encoding uncharacterized protein LOC132065668 isoform X1: MSDQGEKTCPLCAEEMDLTDQQLKPCKCGYQICVWCWHHIMEMAEKDETEGRCPACRSPYNKEKIVGTAANCEKMVSSDKKMTSRKGKSKTAESRKQLSSVRVVQRNLVYIVGLPLSLADEDLLQRKEYFAQYGKVLKVSMSRTSAGAIQQFANSTCSVYITYSKEEEAVRCIQSVHGFLLDGQPLRACFGTTKYCHAWLRSVPCTNPDCLYLHEIGSQEDSFTKDEVISAYTRSRVQQITGAVNSMQRRSGSALPPPADDYCNNSSASAGKPSSKTAANNSPTNARGSPPNSSSGRSASLPAGALWGTRALNNQLPPVSAPSSNGLLPASAPSSNGLPPASAPSSSGPLKQKAETCALTCSTAVANNSQVLSLAAEAGKKVIHSKESGTSQEKAIHSKESGTSQEKGKINMLEPVKQPVGADDATYSTEKPAITVHPASSFMNSQLHITPSLKDKDIHRITPSSATNTFDLPLMSNGPTLPKDPYGGRDIEEDASSVFSLASIDRQQKSHASYEKAREPSPSQTNGKSVIVDDVCISRQTSDLRLERQTQGIQDTTPEMEDDLLSFNAQRHRDPEVILEKSYSSSPSISLHSSGQLKGYTPQFANGVEPIRANMQTFDHRADSVLLPSSIGELPNGYPENVFSSAGNLGSTVDTYYSSNESRRMHMDRFEGGTATADHSTTADRGENNIISNILSMDFDPWNESVASQNLVKLLGETDNQQGSLRVSNSRKLQSNNQSRFSFAREGEPMNPPADSRPSLSYIERSYSHRPLDQDFPNSRSYQLDGFGSHNGFSLFNNQESNGFAHNYSQLSSNKLSGSRSQMAAPPGFSAPNRAPPPGFTYEKMEQNFGPLSGTHMLETSLLRNEYQAPSIGNVNNGDIEFMDPAILAVGKGRVQNGFNVSCLDMSPSFPPQPSAFENEARLQLLMQRSLSLHQNQRFPDNGDNFSPFNDAYGVSSRVVEQTLANNLSPFSQLNLPQNRNSVMSNGQWDGWNGVVPSGNDLGMAELLRNERLGYNKFYNGYEESKFRMPNSGELYNRTFGI, translated from the exons ATGAGTGACCAAGGAGAAAAGACCTGTCCTCTCTGTGCTGAAGAGATGGATTTGACAGATCAGCAGTTGAAGCCTTGCAAGTGTGGCTATCAG ATATGCGTATGGTGTTGGCATCACATAATGGAAATGGCTGAGAAGGATGAGACAGAAGGGCGGTGTCCTGCATGCCGCAGTCCATATAATAAGGAAAAGATTGTTGGCACAGCAGCAAATTGTGAAAA GATGGTGAGCTCGGACAAAAAAATGACATCTCGAAAGGGTAAAAGTAAAACAGCTGAATCTAGAAAGCAACTTAGCAGTGTGCGTGTCGTTCAAAGGAATCTTGTCTACATTGTGGGGTTGCCTCTCAGCTTAGCTGACGAAGAT CTTCTGCAGcggaaagaatattttgctCAGTATGGGAAGGTTCTGAAGGTGTCTATGTCTCGAACATCTGCTGGTGCCATTCAACAGTTTGCAAATAGTACATGCAGTGT ATATATTACCTATTCAAAGGAAGAGGAAGCAGTCCGTTGTATTCAGTCTGTACATGGATTTCTTTTGGACGGTCAACCTCTAAG AGCGTGCTTTGGAACCACAAAATACTGTCATGCTTGGTTGAGGAGTGTG CCCTGCACCAATCCTGATTGTTTATACTTGCACGAGATTGGGTCGCAAGAGGATAGCTTTACTAAAGATGAAGTAATATCGGCTTACACAAG GAGTAGAGTTCAACAAATTACTGGTGCCGTTAATAGTATGCAACGGAGATCAGGGAGTGCTTTACCACCACCAGCAGACGATTACTGCAATAACAGCTCTGCTTCTGCAGGGAAACCTAGTAGTAAAACTGCTGCAAAT AATTCACCAACCAATGCCAGAGGCTCTCCACCAAATAGCAGCTCTGGTAGATCAGCTTCTCTTCCTGCTGGTGCTTTATG GGGAACACGTGCATTAAATAACCAACTGCCACCAGTCAGTGCACCAAGTTCTAATGGACTGCTGCCAGCCAGTGCACCAAGTTCCAATGGACTGCCGCCTGCCAGTGCACCAAGTTCTAGTGGACCTCTTAAACAGAAGGCTGAAACATGCGCACTAACTTGCTCCACAGCTGTTGCTAATAATAGTCAGGTTTTGTCATTGGCTGCTGAAGCAGGAAAGAAAGTTATTCATAGTAAAGAAAGTGGCACTAGTCAAGAGAAAGCTATTCATAGTAAAGAAAGTGGCACTAGTCAAGAGAAAGGTAAAATAAACATGTTAGAGCCTGTTAAGCAGCCTGTGGGAGCAGATGATGCAACCTATAGTACTGAGAAACCCGCTATCACCGTACACCCTGCTTCCTCATTTATGAACAGTCAGTTGCATATCACCCCGTCTTTGAAGGACAAAGATATACATAGGATCACACCATCCAGTGCTACAAATACCTTTGATCTTCCTTTGATGTCTAATGGACCTACTTTACCAAAAGATCCCTATGGTGGCAGAGACATTGAGGAGGATGCATCCTCAGTTTTTTCATTAGCTAGCATTGATAGACAGCAAAAGTCGCATGCCAGCTATGAGAAAGCAAGGGAGCCGTCGCCTTCTCAGACGAATGGGAAATCTGTGATTGTGGATGATGTTTGTATCTCAAGACAAACATCTGATTTGAGACTGGAAAGACAGACTCAAGGAATACAAGACACAACTCCTGAAATGGAGGATGATTTGCTATCTTTCAATGCACAGAGACATAGGGATCCTGAAGTAATTTTAGAGAAAAGCTACTCATCAAGTCCTTCCATCTCTTTACACTCTTCAGGGCAGCTCAAAGGTTATACTCCGCAGTTTGCCAATGGTGTTGAGCCTATTAGAGCCAACATGCAAACTTTTGACCACAGAGCTGATTCAGTATTACTGCCTTCTAGTATTGGAGAACTTCCTAATGGATACCCTGAAAATGTATTCAGTTCTGCGGGTAATTTGGGAAGCACTGTTGACACTTATTATTCGTCTAATGAAAGTAGGAGGATGCACATGGATAGGTTTGAAGGGGGAACTGCTACTGCGGACCATAGTACTACTGCAGATAGGGGAGAGAACAATATAATATCTAATATTTTGTCTATGGATTTTGACCCATGGAATGAGTCAGTAGCCTCTCAGAACTTGGTTAAGTTGTTGGGAGAAACTGATAACCAACAAGGGTCTCTTAGAGTATCAAACTCAAGAAAATTACAGAGCAACAATCAATCAAGGTTCTCTTTTGCAAGGGAGGGGGAACCCATGAATCCACCAGCTGATTCTCGGCCATCTTTAAGTTACATTGAGAGAAGTTATAGTCATCGCCCTCTCGATCAAGATTTTCCAAATAGCAGAAGCTATCAGCTTGATGGTTTTGGTAGTCACAATGGTTTCTCTCTATTTAATAATCAGGAATCCAATGGTTTTGCCCACAATTATTCTCAACTCTCTTCTAACAAGCTATCAG GGTCGAGATCACAGATGGCTGCGCCTCCAGGGTTTTCAGCACCAAACAGGGCCCCACCCCCAGgctttacttatgaaaaaatgGAACAGAATTTTGGTCCTCTCTCCG GTACTCACATGCTTGAAACCTCCTTATTACGCAATGAATATCAGGCTCCATCAATTGGGAATGTCAACAACGGAGACATTGAGTTTATGGATCCTGCAATTTTGGCAGTTGGTAAAGGCAGGGTTCAAAATGGCTTTAATGTCTCATGTCTAGACATGTCTCCAAGTTTTCCTCCACAGCCAAGTGCTTTTGAAAATGAGGCTAGACTTCAATTACTCATGCAAAGATCTCTCTCTCTGCATCAGAACCAGAGATTTCCTGATAATGGGGATAACTTTTCTCCATTCAATGATGCTTATGGAGTTTCTTCGAGGGTTGTGGAGCAAACTCTGGCCAACAATCTTTCCCCATTTTCACAACTCAATCTTCCCCAGAACAGGAACTCTGTGATGTCCAATGGCCAGTGGGATGGTTGGAATGGTGTTGTCCCAAGCGGAAATGACTTGGGCATGGCTGAACTTCTCCGAAATGAAAGGCTCGGCTATAACAAGTTCTATAATGGATATGAGGAATCAAAGTTCCGCATGCCCAATTCAGGCGAACTGTATAACAGAACATTCGGGATATAA